The Candidatus Neomarinimicrobiota bacterium sequence GACGGGCAGCAACTGACTCGGGCAAACCGTGAATATAGTGTGATATTTTCCGATAACGGCGGTGCCGAGTTGGATTCTGACGAGGTCATGGAAAAGTGCTTTGAGGTCATCAAGGAATGCGCGGCCCAGGTGGAGTCCGGCTCAGTACGAGGGATGGGTATTTCCAGTCAAGGCGAGGCATTCACGCCCATCAGCGCCGATGGAAAGGCCCTGTGCAATGCGATGATTCACTCCGATACGAGACCCCGATCCTATGTCAAAATCTGGCCCCAGGAATTCGGCGAAAAGAAACTCTACCAGATTACTGGCCACACTGCCCACTCCGTATTCTCCGTGTTCAAGCTGTTCTGGCTCAAAGATAACCGGCCCGAAGTATGGGCCAAGGCACAAAAGTTCCTCTGTTTCGAGGATCTGCTGCAGCTCCGTCTGGGACTTGATCCCACCATGGGTTGGCCGCTGGCGGCCCGCACGATGATGTTTGACGTTCGGAAGCATGCCTGGAACCGGGACATTTTAAATGCGGTGGGATTATCGCTCAAACAACTGGCAAAACCGCTCCCCTCCGGAAGCATCGTTGGCAAGATTGACAACAGGATCGCCAAGGATCTCGGTTTGTCAGGAGATACGTTTGTGGTAACCGGTGGTCACGATCAACCATGCAGTGCCTTAGGGGCTGGAGTGACTAAGCCGGGTACAGCGATCTACGCGACCGGCACCGTTGAGTGCATCACCGCGGCCTCCGCCAAGCCGGCATTTACCGAGGAACTGCGCCAGAGCAACCTCTGTACGTACGACCATGCCGTGAAAGGCATGTACGCAAGTCTTGCCTATAGCCTAACTGGTGGTAACATACTAAAATGGTTCCGAGACGAGTTCGGTGCCTGGGAAGTGGCAGAGGCCGAACAAACCGGGGTGAACGCCTATGAACTCTTACTCGACTCGATGGGCGAGCAACCCTCAAGTCTGCTCGTGCTGCCTTACTTCACACCCTCCGGGACGCCTTACTTTGACTCGAAGACGAAAGGCGCTGTATTAGGACTCCAAATCTCAACCACTCGCGGAGAGTTCATCCGGGCTCTGTTAGAGGGCGTAGCTTTTGAAATGCGCCTGAACCTCGAAATTCTCGAAAAGTCAGGCTACGAAATAAACGAATTGCGCGCCACCGGGGGGGGAGCCAAATCGGCTGTTTGGAATCAGCTCAAAGCTAATGTAATGGGGAAGAAAA is a genomic window containing:
- a CDS encoding L-fuculokinase, with product MNYLGIDIGTSGCKAVMFDKDGQQLTRANREYSVIFSDNGGAELDSDEVMEKCFEVIKECAAQVESGSVRGMGISSQGEAFTPISADGKALCNAMIHSDTRPRSYVKIWPQEFGEKKLYQITGHTAHSVFSVFKLFWLKDNRPEVWAKAQKFLCFEDLLQLRLGLDPTMGWPLAARTMMFDVRKHAWNRDILNAVGLSLKQLAKPLPSGSIVGKIDNRIAKDLGLSGDTFVVTGGHDQPCSALGAGVTKPGTAIYATGTVECITAASAKPAFTEELRQSNLCTYDHAVKGMYASLAYSLTGGNILKWFRDEFGAWEVAEAEQTGVNAYELLLDSMGEQPSSLLVLPYFTPSGTPYFDSKTKGAVLGLQISTTRGEFIRALLEGVAFEMRLNLEILEKSGYEINELRATGGGAKSAVWNQLKANVMGKKITTLNVTETGCLGVAMLACAADTGKSIRELASKWVRPLSTVHPQPEHKKWYDERFKLYRTLYHIVREIPL